One segment of Longimicrobium sp. DNA contains the following:
- a CDS encoding type II secretion system F family protein has translation MPHPTTTSPRLATPAAPPNALQKFLALELGSSRVPKKQMMLFTRRLSSLLHSGLTPSHALTVLRRRLAQKALRRVVDQVTVRVQSGSTLADAMEEHPRVFPPTYIASVSVGERTGSLDIVLKRMATALHRTQQVRAKIKSAAIYPLFVLGALGIVGWYMLTRIMPQFAEIFDDAGVELPAVTRSLLWASASATRLGPGILLVLAGVAMGLRQLYAQEGIKRATDRFLVKLPVIGPLAEGGAMAQYCRMFSTMLFSGVGVSSAMRMSADTLGNHYLADAIRAAATHVGAGMRVEEALERTRTIPAEVLSSTNVGETGGTLPEQMDLLAQYYEEFVLEEVDTAAKLVEPVLILLVFGLVATLVFGIYLPLFKVARLGG, from the coding sequence ATGCCCCACCCCACGACGACCTCGCCGCGCCTCGCCACCCCCGCCGCCCCGCCGAACGCGCTCCAAAAGTTCCTCGCGCTGGAGCTCGGCAGCTCGCGGGTACCGAAGAAGCAGATGATGCTCTTCACCCGGCGCCTCTCCTCGCTCCTGCACAGCGGGCTGACGCCGTCGCATGCGCTCACCGTGCTGCGCCGGCGGCTCGCGCAGAAGGCGCTGCGGCGGGTGGTCGACCAGGTGACCGTGCGTGTGCAATCCGGCAGCACCCTGGCCGATGCAATGGAGGAGCATCCCAGGGTCTTCCCGCCGACGTACATCGCGAGCGTGTCGGTGGGCGAGCGCACCGGATCGCTGGACATCGTGCTGAAGCGCATGGCGACGGCGCTGCACCGCACGCAGCAGGTGCGGGCCAAGATCAAGTCGGCGGCCATCTACCCGCTCTTCGTGCTGGGCGCGCTGGGGATCGTGGGGTGGTACATGCTCACCAGGATCATGCCGCAGTTCGCCGAGATCTTTGACGACGCGGGGGTCGAGCTCCCGGCCGTCACGCGCTCCCTGCTGTGGGCCTCGGCCAGCGCCACGCGGCTCGGCCCCGGCATCCTGCTGGTGCTCGCGGGCGTGGCGATGGGGCTGCGGCAGCTCTACGCGCAGGAGGGGATCAAGCGCGCCACCGACCGTTTCCTGGTAAAGCTCCCCGTCATCGGCCCCCTCGCCGAGGGCGGCGCGATGGCGCAGTACTGCCGGATGTTCAGCACCATGCTCTTCAGCGGCGTGGGCGTCTCCTCCGCCATGCGCATGTCCGCGGACACCCTGGGCAACCACTACCTGGCCGATGCCATCCGCGCCGCCGCCACGCACGTCGGCGCCGGCATGCGCGTGGAGGAGGCCCTCGAGCGCACCCGCACCATCCCCGCCGAGGTCCTCTCCAGCACCAACGTCGGCGAGACGGGCGGCACCCTCCCCGAGCAGATGGACCTCCTCGCCCAGTACTACGAGGAGTTCGTCCTCGAAGAAGTAGACACCGCCGCCAAGCTCGTCGAGCCCGTCCTGATCCTCCTCGTCTTCGGCCTCGTCGCGACGCTGGTGTTCGGGATCTACCTGCCGCTGTTCAAAGTGGCGCGGCTGGGGGGGTGA